AATAAAGAGCTTCATTGGTACTATTCATTCCACCATGTGTGATAAATAATTTCGTGTAGGGCAGGACATCCGTTTGTGGCACGTAATTTTGTACGAGGAAGTTTTCAGGGATCTCCCCTAAATCGGAAATTTGGGTCTTCTTCCCAACAGACATCACTACCGCATGATCCGTGTTCCCAAATGCCTCGAAACAAAGCTTATAAAAGTCAATTGCATGGTTAAAGACCGTCCCCAGTGAAATGTAAATTGGGCTTTTCCCTTTGATTGCAGTAAAGTCGAAATTTGCTTCAGTTAATCGTGAAGAGATGGATGGACCTACAAATTTATACGTTTGGTCGAATGCCTCTCCATGAGGTTGAAATTCCTTTGTTGTATAAACGATGGTCAGTGGCGCAGGATTACAGAACACTTCGTATGGAGAATGGATCTCCGCATCATATTTTTCCTTTATCCTTGCCATTAGGCTTTGAAATTTATCATTAATAGGTTTAACAATTTCTGCAGGGGTTTCTGTTGAAAAATGTTCCAATATTCGATCGAATGACTCTTTTGTTTGTGCAAAGGAAGTACAGGAGTTGATGGCAGGAAGCTTAAGAATTTGTGCAAGCAAACGTCCACAACCAAACATGGAATCATGAATCATGTAGTCGAAATGCTCATCTTTGATCTGATCAAGAACACTGGGTATGACGATATCAGCCGTTAGTAGAAGACCATTGATTCTTTCAAGCAAATAATTTCTTCCGCCTGAGATAAAGGCCTTAATAAATTGTTGATCGTCAAATGTTCGCACGGAAGCCCCCGTCTTCTCCAAACGCTCCCGATAAGCTTCGCTAGCAAAGTACACAACCTCTTCGCCACGCGCAATAAGCTCTTGCACAACTCCAATAGTTGGATTGATATGTCCCTCTGATCCACCATTCATAAATAAAACACGCGCCATTTCTACACTCCCTACTCGTTAAGGCCCTTCAAGAGCAATCCCAGCCTGTCCAGGTTTTGTTCATTAGCTTCTTCACAAATGGGTTTGAGCTTTGTATAGTCTTCCTCTGTCTCGAAAGTCTGCCGGAAAGTAATCTCCGTCTTGCCGCCAACGTCCTCAAAGGTAGCAGTTAGGATAAAATGAGGTCTGGACTCGTGCCGCAGAACTATACGGTCTGGCTCGATTTCATGAAAAACGTTGCGGTTCGGATAGTCTGCTCCACCCGGTCCATGCATCGTAAATTCCCAGGCTCCTCCGGGCTTTAAGTCGAACGTATGGAACGTATTGGTAAAACCGTCAGGTCCCCACCACTGGGCAAGCAGTTCCGGGTCCGTCCAAGACCGATAGACCAAATTCCGCGGAGCATCCAGCTTTCGACGAGACACGAGTTCAAAGCTCGATGCGTTGCTTTCCCCAAGTGATTTCCCGAGAAGGTCCAGCATTTCTTTCGTTCCATGCTCACGTTGTTCCGGTGTATCCTGGCCGTCGAAAAACGTTCCTTGTTCGGTAAACACCAGCTTAGTGCCATCGGTCGTTGGGATCAATTCAACGGTTGCAATGGAAACCGACATCCGGGTATCCCCTTGGTCCAGGCTGTAAGTGTACACTAGCCGTTCATTGGCTACGATTTCCTGATAATAAGCATCAAAGGTAAAAACAGGTCCACCTGCAGGGCCACCCTGACTAAATTCTCGCCCTCCAACTTGGAAGTCAAATACCTCAGCAGGCTGAAACCAACGCGCTTTGGCGCTCTGGTTCGACCATGCCGTAAATACGCGTTCCGGAGCGGCACGGTAAATACGCTCAATTTGGAATGTAGCGTGGGTCGTGTATCGTTGTGTCATAATGTTGCCCCTTCCTTCTCTTAGAGAACTCACAAATTATCGTTCAGAAAATCACCAAGCAGATCAAAACGACGTTCCCAGCTCAAGCGGCGTTCAATGATATACTTTTCGTGGCTTAACTTCATCGTTTCCAGTAATGAAACAAAGGCATCAATTGAAAGCGGTTCCTGCTTGTTCATTCGCTCGGCAACACGTTCGAGCTCTGCGAGAAGTTTCTGCTGGGTTTTTAGATTTTTTCGGACCCGTTCAATCTGAATATCCACGATGTCAGAGGGGGTCAAGTTATGTTCTTTCCGTATCGACTGAATTTCTTCAAGCGATAAGCCCAAGTCTTTGAGAGATACGATTTGGTGCAGCTGCTTGATATCGGCTTCGTTATACAACCGATGACCGGAATCGGAATGCCCTGACGGCGTAAATAAACCAATCTGATCGTAAAACCGCAGGGTGCGAACTGTCAGTCCAGTCAATTTGGCCAGCTCCCCCACCTTCCAATGCTGCTGCATAACCCACTCCTTTCTTTGGCGCTAGCTGCTTACCGGTGTTTTTAGTATAAAACATGACGTTACGTAAGGTGCAAGAGGTTGTTACTCATTATTATAAGGCTCGTCTTTGACTCCGTAACGCGCAAGCACTTTCTTAACGTCTTCGCTGCCCGACGCTTGGTTCGGCAAGGGCGCGCCGGCTTGAATTAGAAGCTCCGCAGCCGCTGGATAATCCCCCGCCGCATCTCGAAAGTGAACGGCTCCCCACGTACAGCTGCTCAATGCATTGCCGCCGTACCCGTGGGTTAGTTGAACAGATGCGCCGTGCGCAAGCAGCAACCGTACCGCTTCGGCGTTTCCTCGCATAGCCGCGTTATGAAGCGCCGTAAAACTCTTGTGATCGCGGCGGGCATCCGCAGGGAACCCGGCTTCAAGCATCGTTTGAACAGCTTGAACCTCATTGTTCCATGCGGCATCGGCCATTATGCTTAGATCCTCGGGCGAGAGTGTCTGTACCAGATTCGAATCCTGCTCAAGCACAGTTTGCACAGCCGCCGTATCGGCCTGCAGGCAGGCAAGCAGCAAACGCTCATTTGAAGGGCTATGCTTCGCGATCAGATCAACAATCTCGGGATCATTGCGACGCGCCGCAAGATAGAACGGTCGCGTATTAGAGCCTATTTTGTACGTATAGATATGCCCTCCGCTCGAATCGCCAGACGTGAAGCTGCCGCGCCCGACTTGAGCTTGAAGGCACTCGGGAGCGGAACGAATGAAAGAACGCACCCGTTCCACATCTCCGATATGGATCGCCATGAAAATATCCGCTGCCGCGCCACGCTCAATGAGAAATTTGCATTTAGCCGTGTTATCGATCGCCCACTGAGCCGGCGTGCTTCCATGATCTATATCACGCATGTCGATATCTGCGCCATGAGCGAGCAGGAAATCTATAATTTCATATTCCGTGGCATAATGAAGCGGAACCTGCCCATCGGGTCCAC
Above is a genomic segment from Paenibacillus sp. HWE-109 containing:
- a CDS encoding ankyrin repeat domain-containing protein, with amino-acid sequence MNEQKVVEQFKQAIVSNDTVAMSRCLNEHPFLAKQINEPWFAFDTPAIVAVAAKGNREAVDILLEQGADLQAKSSWWAGGFGVLHHDHHDLSRYLIERGAPVDIHAAAALGMLDTVKDMVEMNPAVVNQRGPDGQVPLHYATEYEIIDFLLAHGADIDMRDIDHGSTPAQWAIDNTAKCKFLIERGAAADIFMAIHIGDVERVRSFIRSAPECLQAQVGRGSFTSGDSSGGHIYTYKIGSNTRPFYLAARRNDPEIVDLIAKHSPSNERLLLACLQADTAAVQTVLEQDSNLVQTLSPEDLSIMADAAWNNEVQAVQTMLEAGFPADARRDHKSFTALHNAAMRGNAEAVRLLLAHGASVQLTHGYGGNALSSCTWGAVHFRDAAGDYPAAAELLIQAGAPLPNQASGSEDVKKVLARYGVKDEPYNNE
- a CDS encoding macrolide family glycosyltransferase, translating into MARVLFMNGGSEGHINPTIGVVQELIARGEEVVYFASEAYRERLEKTGASVRTFDDQQFIKAFISGGRNYLLERINGLLLTADIVIPSVLDQIKDEHFDYMIHDSMFGCGRLLAQILKLPAINSCTSFAQTKESFDRILEHFSTETPAEIVKPINDKFQSLMARIKEKYDAEIHSPYEVFCNPAPLTIVYTTKEFQPHGEAFDQTYKFVGPSISSRLTEANFDFTAIKGKSPIYISLGTVFNHAIDFYKLCFEAFGNTDHAVVMSVGKKTQISDLGEIPENFLVQNYVPQTDVLPYTKLFITHGGMNSTNEALYYGVPLIVIPQSADQPIIAEQVAHAGAGIKLQMQGLTANQLLEAVDHVLSLSSFKIAVANSSESFRKSGGFHQAVDEILEFTSQYNID
- a CDS encoding SRPBCC family protein, coding for MTQRYTTHATFQIERIYRAAPERVFTAWSNQSAKARWFQPAEVFDFQVGGREFSQGGPAGGPVFTFDAYYQEIVANERLVYTYSLDQGDTRMSVSIATVELIPTTDGTKLVFTEQGTFFDGQDTPEQREHGTKEMLDLLGKSLGESNASSFELVSRRKLDAPRNLVYRSWTDPELLAQWWGPDGFTNTFHTFDLKPGGAWEFTMHGPGGADYPNRNVFHEIEPDRIVLRHESRPHFILTATFEDVGGKTEITFRQTFETEEDYTKLKPICEEANEQNLDRLGLLLKGLNE
- a CDS encoding MerR family transcriptional regulator; this translates as MQQHWKVGELAKLTGLTVRTLRFYDQIGLFTPSGHSDSGHRLYNEADIKQLHQIVSLKDLGLSLEEIQSIRKEHNLTPSDIVDIQIERVRKNLKTQQKLLAELERVAERMNKQEPLSIDAFVSLLETMKLSHEKYIIERRLSWERRFDLLGDFLNDNL